A single window of Columba livia isolate bColLiv1 breed racing homer chromosome 16, bColLiv1.pat.W.v2, whole genome shotgun sequence DNA harbors:
- the MRGBP gene encoding MRG/MORF4L-binding protein, which produces MGEAEGGSAAAVEKPPLPAAGSGAAAAVAAAVAAAAAAAAGAPEPGVPAEEAVVVWSPEVEVCLFHAMLGHKPVGVNRHFHMICIRDKFSQNIGRQISSKVIWDHLSTMYDMQALHESEILPFPNIEKNFALPDEMIQEVREGKVMMEEEVKEEIKEEMETHTGPEEVFAPSGSLAKTTEKPSSKEKEKTSSDSGSKEGSDKRKRNRVTEKVLNANSNPSSPSAAKRRRT; this is translated from the exons ATGGGCGAGGCGGAGGGCGGCTCGGCGGCCGCTGTGGAGAAGCCGCCGCTGCCCGCggccgggtcgggagcggcggCTGCGGTCGCTGCCGCTGTTGCGGCCGccgcggcggcagcggcaggCGCCCCGGAGCCCGGCGTGCCGGCCGAGGAGGCGGTGGTGGTGTGGAGCCCCGAAGTGGAGGTGTGCCTGTTCCACGCCATGCTGGGCCACAAGCCCGTAG GTGTGAATCGCCACTTCCACATGATTTGTATCCGGGATAAATTCAGTCAGAATATTGGACGACAGATTTCTTCCAAAGTGATTTGGGACCACCTGAGCACCATGTATGATATGCAGGCTCTT cACGAGTCTGAGATTCTTCCGTTCCCTAATATAGAGAAGAATTTCGCTCTTCCTGACGAAATGATTCAAGAAGTGAGAGAAG GAAAAGTCATGATGGAAGAAGAagtgaaagaggaaataaaagaagagaTGGAAACGCATACAGGTCCAGAAGAAG TTTTTGCACCCTCTGGAAGTTTAgcaaaaacaactgaaaagccaagcagcaaagaaaaagagaaaacttcaTCAGATTCCGGGTCCAAAGAAGGATCTGATAAGAGGAAGCGCAACAGAGTCACTGAGAAGGTCCTAAACGCAAACAGTAATCCCTCCAGCCCGAGCGCTGCGAAGCGACGCAGAACGTAG